In a genomic window of Exiguobacterium sp. BMC-KP:
- a CDS encoding YitT family protein has translation MTTTTHPQKKRVEKISFLIIGTLLYSLYISLLLSPNDIGSGGIMGITLVVQELFHTPIGLTQLLLNIPLFILGFRFLRKRFMFLSGIIVIASSFLIDWIPTQIVPESLNDPLVASIFAGLVSGLAMALIFFGGASTGGLDILGKFFFARFHNWPLPRIFLMQDLVIYILVWWVFDLKHVMYALIMSFVRAKALQTVYSFYSASKQCIIICEKADEINEVITKELGRGVTILDARGGYSNRTKKMVYVVVQNNEIVRLQEIVASVEPNAFVTFSEIHTVFGNYKEHSYSF, from the coding sequence ATGACTACTACGACACACCCACAGAAAAAGAGAGTTGAAAAAATCAGTTTTTTAATCATTGGTACATTACTTTATTCCCTTTACATCAGTTTACTACTATCTCCAAATGATATCGGATCCGGTGGTATCATGGGGATTACGCTCGTTGTGCAAGAGCTCTTCCATACCCCAATCGGCTTAACACAGTTGCTCTTAAACATCCCACTCTTCATTTTAGGTTTCCGTTTTCTACGTAAGCGATTCATGTTCTTATCTGGCATTATCGTCATTGCTTCTTCTTTTTTAATCGACTGGATTCCAACTCAAATCGTTCCAGAATCTTTAAATGATCCGCTTGTCGCTTCCATCTTTGCTGGTCTAGTCTCCGGTCTTGCAATGGCATTGATTTTCTTCGGTGGCGCGTCTACCGGCGGGCTCGATATTCTTGGAAAGTTTTTCTTCGCTCGTTTTCATAACTGGCCACTTCCTCGTATATTTCTAATGCAAGATCTTGTCATCTACATTCTTGTCTGGTGGGTCTTCGATTTGAAACACGTTATGTACGCTCTCATCATGAGCTTTGTTCGCGCTAAAGCCCTTCAAACGGTCTATAGTTTTTATTCTGCTTCTAAGCAATGTATCATTATTTGTGAGAAAGCAGATGAAATCAACGAAGTCATTACAAAAGAGCTTGGTCGTGGTGTTACGATTTTGGATGCACGGGGTGGATACTCCAACCGAACGAAAAAAATGGTCTACGTTGTCGTTCAAAATAACGAAATCGTACGCTTGCAAGAGATCGTCGCTTCTGTTGAGCCAAATGCATTCGTTACGTTCTCGGAAATTCATACGGTTTTCGGAAACTACAAGGAACATTCCTATTCGTTTTAA
- a CDS encoding CHASE3 domain-containing protein: MHSLWRQRILLILLISLFASIPIIYALSGYRTIAAMTAQMKDHDIPLINQVDQLVEHNRDRANAVRGLLLYEDNRYIEQYYFSTSKIHDLRNALNQSSTTPGAIKDLLRRNNVWESEIERVFVVYERQSPAAAKRLARQSTQTTQTILEDLSRVKDDLYQTLQAKLQQSDTLIATYKWMCLGLSILSFLMISATIFFFHRFAPAISKQSAQE; this comes from the coding sequence ATGCACTCACTATGGCGTCAGCGTATTCTGCTGATTCTTTTGATCAGTTTATTTGCTTCTATACCAATCATTTATGCCTTGTCCGGTTATCGGACAATTGCAGCGATGACAGCGCAGATGAAGGATCATGATATACCGTTAATTAATCAAGTCGACCAGCTAGTTGAACATAATCGAGATCGAGCAAATGCAGTCCGTGGTCTCTTATTGTATGAGGATAATCGTTACATCGAACAATATTATTTTTCGACTTCGAAAATTCATGATTTACGTAACGCTCTGAATCAATCATCAACTACTCCGGGGGCAATCAAGGATTTACTTCGGCGAAACAATGTATGGGAGTCTGAAATTGAACGGGTTTTCGTCGTATATGAACGTCAAAGTCCTGCAGCAGCAAAACGTCTTGCAAGACAATCGACTCAAACAACTCAGACAATTCTTGAAGACTTATCCCGTGTAAAAGATGATTTGTATCAAACCCTTCAAGCAAAATTACAACAATCGGATACGTTAATTGCTACATATAAATGGATGTGCCTCGGCTTGTCCATTCTGTCCTTTTTAATGATTAGTGCAACGATCTTTTTCTTCCATCGCTTTGCTCCTGCCATATCAAAGCAATCAGCACAAGAATAA
- a CDS encoding ArsR/SmtB family transcription factor produces the protein MDIPRCETIAIDEQRATEIGHVVDTIPTLEIGKLFKILSDATRLRIVYALTIEEELCVCDVSASVDCSIATASHHLRSLLKQGLVKFRKEGKVVYYSLDDHHVSSLVHMAMEHVQEGKAVLE, from the coding sequence ATGGACATTCCCCGTTGTGAAACGATCGCGATTGACGAACAGCGCGCGACCGAAATCGGACATGTCGTTGATACAATTCCGACGCTTGAAATTGGAAAATTGTTTAAAATTTTATCAGATGCGACACGATTACGAATCGTTTATGCTTTGACGATTGAAGAAGAATTGTGCGTTTGTGACGTCTCTGCTTCTGTTGATTGTTCGATCGCGACAGCGTCGCATCATCTGCGATCCCTATTGAAACAGGGACTTGTAAAGTTTCGTAAAGAAGGAAAAGTCGTCTATTATTCCTTGGATGATCATCATGTATCATCGCTTGTCCATATGGCGATGGAACATGTACAAGAGGGAAAAGCAGTACTTGAATGA
- the thiE gene encoding thiamine phosphate synthase, with protein MVIDYSIYAVTDRRYHPGVAIETVVEEAILGGVTIVQLREKTAQGKEFFEQAVQLKALTDRHDIPLIINDRIDIALLVGAGLHIGQEDIPLTAARRLLPNAVIGVSVATVEQAMEAEQNGASYLGVGSLFATSSKADADAMPYTTLQAIREAVHLPLIGIGGITATNVSSLPILLEGYAVISDIFAKEDRQLAAKQMTDAVREWHQSLQNRV; from the coding sequence GTGGTAATTGATTATTCGATTTACGCCGTGACGGATCGTAGATATCATCCAGGAGTTGCTATCGAAACGGTCGTTGAAGAAGCGATTTTAGGTGGGGTAACCATCGTGCAACTACGGGAAAAAACAGCGCAAGGAAAGGAGTTCTTTGAACAGGCAGTTCAGTTAAAAGCACTCACGGATCGTCACGACATTCCATTGATCATCAATGATCGAATCGATATCGCGTTACTCGTCGGAGCCGGTTTGCATATCGGACAAGAGGACATTCCTCTAACCGCAGCACGTCGTCTCTTACCGAACGCTGTAATCGGTGTATCGGTTGCAACTGTTGAGCAAGCAATGGAAGCAGAACAAAATGGGGCATCTTATTTAGGGGTGGGGTCTTTATTTGCGACGTCATCGAAAGCAGACGCTGATGCGATGCCGTATACGACACTTCAGGCGATTCGAGAAGCGGTTCACTTACCTTTGATTGGTATTGGTGGCATTACAGCAACAAATGTCTCGTCTCTACCGATTCTACTAGAAGGATACGCGGTCATTTCTGATATTTTTGCTAAAGAAGATCGGCAGCTCGCTGCAAAGCAAATGACAGATGCTGTGCGAGAATGGCATCAATCTCTTCAGAACAGGGTATAA
- the thiM gene encoding hydroxyethylthiazole kinase, protein MFTTILEQKPLIHHLTNTVTINDCANVTLAVGASPVMAEDIREVEEMVRLAQALVLNIGTLDAEMQEAQRLAVREAGRLNVPIILDPVGAGATTLRTDFSKELIDFGCTIIKGNVSEIKTLLGENGRTKGVDAVGDGSMDRESIRIFARKQQSVVVVTGPIDYITDGTREMELNVGTPRLGDITGTGCMTASIIASFLGAGYTAYEAAVHGTFVMGKAGERAASAQGLGDFKRELFNAISLMTEQDLTEVTERGN, encoded by the coding sequence ATGTTTACGACCATTCTTGAACAGAAACCACTCATTCACCATCTGACGAATACGGTGACGATTAACGATTGCGCAAACGTCACATTAGCTGTTGGGGCATCCCCCGTCATGGCGGAAGACATTCGAGAAGTAGAAGAGATGGTTCGACTCGCACAAGCTCTTGTCTTGAACATTGGTACACTTGATGCAGAAATGCAGGAAGCACAACGACTGGCAGTACGTGAAGCAGGACGATTGAACGTTCCAATCATCCTCGATCCAGTCGGAGCAGGAGCTACGACATTAAGAACCGATTTCTCAAAAGAATTAATCGATTTCGGATGTACGATCATTAAAGGAAATGTCTCTGAAATCAAGACTCTACTTGGAGAGAATGGACGAACGAAGGGAGTCGATGCTGTGGGAGACGGAAGCATGGATCGAGAAAGTATCCGTATATTCGCACGCAAACAGCAATCCGTCGTCGTCGTCACCGGTCCAATCGATTACATCACGGATGGCACACGCGAAATGGAATTGAACGTGGGTACTCCTCGTCTTGGAGACATCACAGGAACAGGTTGTATGACGGCATCGATAATTGCTAGCTTCCTTGGTGCAGGCTATACGGCGTATGAGGCGGCAGTTCATGGAACGTTCGTCATGGGAAAAGCAGGAGAGCGGGCAGCATCGGCACAAGGTCTAGGCGATTTTAAACGAGAGTTGTTCAATGCCATCAGCCTGATGACGGAACAAGATCTGACGGAGGTGACGGAACGTGGTAATTGA
- the thiD gene encoding bifunctional hydroxymethylpyrimidine kinase/phosphomethylpyrimidine kinase — MKHVLTIAGSDSGGGAGIQADLKTFSALGVYGMSVLTAVTAQNTLGVQAVEELSPEIVDAQLTSIFSDIRVDAIKIGMVSNAQTIRVIATHLRKQTVPIILDPVMVAKGGHALLRTEAEQALIMELLPLATLITPNLLEAERLTGKSVTNLEDMRSAMHQLATQTGAVLLKGGHLPGEATDLLFDGTKEHRFTSERLDNQHTHGTGCTLSAAIAARMALGEDLPGSVRQAKSYVTEAIRHGFVLGQGIGPTHHFHSLWRDAHVYDHS; from the coding sequence ATGAAACATGTATTGACGATTGCAGGATCCGACTCCGGTGGTGGAGCTGGAATTCAAGCAGATTTAAAAACATTTTCGGCTTTAGGCGTTTATGGAATGAGTGTTCTGACTGCTGTCACGGCGCAAAATACATTAGGTGTTCAAGCGGTGGAAGAGCTATCTCCGGAAATCGTTGATGCCCAGTTAACATCGATTTTTTCAGATATTCGTGTCGATGCGATCAAAATCGGGATGGTCTCGAATGCGCAGACGATTCGTGTCATCGCTACACATCTTCGTAAACAGACAGTTCCGATCATATTAGACCCAGTCATGGTCGCAAAAGGTGGACATGCCTTGTTACGGACAGAGGCAGAACAAGCACTGATTATGGAGTTACTACCACTTGCGACACTCATTACACCAAATTTACTAGAAGCTGAGCGTTTAACGGGAAAGTCAGTAACCAATCTAGAGGACATGCGGTCTGCGATGCATCAATTGGCTACGCAGACGGGCGCAGTCTTATTAAAGGGTGGACACTTACCCGGAGAGGCGACGGATTTATTGTTTGACGGAACGAAAGAACATCGCTTCACATCCGAACGGTTAGACAACCAACATACCCACGGAACGGGTTGTACCTTATCTGCAGCGATTGCAGCACGGATGGCGCTGGGAGAAGATTTACCAGGTAGTGTACGACAGGCAAAAAGCTATGTCACGGAAGCAATCCGTCATGGATTTGTCCTCGGACAAGGTATTGGACCGACACACCATTTTCATTCACTTTGGAGGGATGCACATGTTTACGACCATTCTTGA